From Candidatus Zixiibacteriota bacterium:
GGGAATCGACCGAGAGTTGGGCCGAGGTCTTACGGGACTTGAAAGGTCGTGGTCTGACTGATCCGAAACTGTTCTGTGGCGACGGCGCGCTGGGATTGTGGGGCGCGATTGACCAGGTGTATCCGCAAGCGGACCATCAACGCTGCTGGTGTCACAAGATGCGCAACGTTCTGGCCTGTTTCCCGAAACGGCTGCATGACGAGGTCACTCGTTTGTTGCAACGGCTATACACGGCCGACACCAAACAACAGGCCGAGACCCTGATGGCACAGTTCGCCGAAACGTACGACCGCACCTATCCTCGTGCCGTCGAGTGTCTGTTGAAGAACCAGGAGGCATTGCTGACGTACTTTCGGTATCCGAAGGAGCACTGGGTATCGCTGAAAACGACCAATCCGATCGAGTCGATCTTCGCCACCGTCAAGCTGCGCACCAACGCCGCCCGACGAATCAAGTCACCGCGCTCGGCGCTGTACTTGGTCTTCCAGTTGATCGTAAGAGCACAGAAGCGCCGGCGCCGGATCAACGCGCCGCACCTGGTGACGAAAGTGCTGGCGGGAGTGACGTTCGAGGACGGAATTGAGGTCAGAAGCAGAAACAATCAGACCGAAAAGCACGCTGCTTGAGAAACCAATTTACACAACTCTTGACATGAGCTCTGGAGGCCGCTGTCAAACAAGAATGTGCTGACGAGTCTAGGGTACAGTGCCCACCTCACCCCACCCCCACCTTTTCAATACTCTTCTTCAGATGTTCCTGCGTCTGATGCGTATAAATCCTTGTTGTTCCCAAGTCCTTATGCCCCAAAATGGTAGCTACTGTTCCTGGTTCAACGCCGTTCATTTGCATCAGGCTGGCAAATGTGTGCCGCAGATCGTGGACTCTGGTCAGACCATCAAGTCCAGCCGCCTCGGCGACGGTAATCAAAACTTTTCGCAGCTCGTCCTTTTCCAGATGCTTTGCGGCCTCGTCGACGAGAACATAACCTTCTCGTTTCCCAATCGATTTCAAAATACCCAAACACGTCTGATTGAGATAAAACGACCGCTCGCTGGTCTTAGGTGTCCAGCCAGGTTTTGACCTGATCTGAATTAACGCTGATTCCAGATCAACATCATCCCAGGTCAGATTACACAACTCACCTGACCTCAAACCCGAATTCAAAAGAAACTGGAACGCCCGAGCGTAGACCGCAATCTTGGGGTCGCTAAGAGCCATTTGCCTCGCTGTAACCAACAACAGCGAACACTCCTCTTGAGAGAGAATTCTAATCT
This genomic window contains:
- a CDS encoding transposase, yielding ESTESWAEVLRDLKGRGLTDPKLFCGDGALGLWGAIDQVYPQADHQRCWCHKMRNVLACFPKRLHDEVTRLLQRLYTADTKQQAETLMAQFAETYDRTYPRAVECLLKNQEALLTYFRYPKEHWVSLKTTNPIESIFATVKLRTNAARRIKSPRSALYLVFQLIVRAQKRRRRINAPHLVTKVLAGVTFEDGIEVRSRNNQTEKHAA